The region GGTGGACTGCTTGCCTCTGATTTTTGTTGACGGCAAGGTTGTCAGTCGCAATGAGTACCCGACTCGTGAAAACCTTGCCCTTTGGACCGAGACGAAGCTCCCTGTGAAGAACATGCTTCCGATGGCCGACGGCGGATGCAGCGGCGGTTCGGGGTGCTGTTAGGGCGGGTCTTTGCCGCAAACGCTCGATATTTTTGAGAGAGAGACTCATGCGATTTCTTGAACATCCCACTCGGCATCTTTTTTTTACCGGCAAAGGTGGTGTCGGAAAGACCTCGATGTCGTGCGCCAGCGCCGTCTCGCTGGCGGATGCCGGTCGACGTGTCCTTTTGGTTTCCACCGATCCGGCATCGAATTTGGATGAAGTGCTGGGGACGACGCTTTCGGGCAAGCCCACGCCGGTCAGGGGTGTCGATCATCTCTGGGCAATGAACATTGATCCGGAACAGGCCGCCGCCGATTACCGTGAACGGATGGTTGGACCTTACCGTGGCGTATTGCCGGAAGCTGCGATCGAGAACATGGAAGAACAGTTCTCGGGATCATGTACGCTGGAAATCGCAGCCTTCGACGAATTTGCAAAATTGCTCGGCGACGAAGCCACAACAAGTGATTTTGATCACATCGTTTTTGACACGGCTCCTACCGGTCACACCTTACGGCTTCTGACCCTGCCATCGGCTTGGTCTGGCTACATCGAATCGAATACCTCGGGGACGTCATGCATCGGCCCGTTGGCTGGCTTGCAAGAGCAGCAGCGGATCTATCAGGCCACCAAACAGCGACTCGGTGACGCCGCGGAAACCACCTTGGTCTTGGTCACGCGGCCAGAGCCATCGGCACTTCAAGAAGCCCAGCGCACCAGTGAGGAACTGCGTTCGCTGGGCGTCAATAACCAGCACTTGGTGATCAACGGAACCTTCAAGGCAACTGACCCCTCCGATCCGATTGCCATTGCGATGCAGCTCCGATGTGCTGAGGCGATCGACAACCTACCGAAAGGACTGGTTTCGCTTGAGCAAACGTCGGTGCGTTTGGCATCGGGGGGATTGATCGGAATCAATGCGCTGCGGCAGATTCGTGGTCTCGGTATCGATGCCGAGAACGACACCGCTCCTTCCGATGAAGTAAAGGTTTCGTCGGGACCAATGTTTTCGATGGATGGATTCACATCGCTCCGTTCCTTAGTAGACCAGTTTGCCGAGCAGAGGCATGGTGTGATCATGACCATGGGCAAAGGCGGGGTCGGGAAAACGAGCGTGGCCGCTGCGGTTGCGGTCGCCTTGGCCGAACGTGGGCTGAAGGTTCATCTGTCGACAACCGATCCGGCCGCCCATTTGCAGTCTGCCCTGGCAGACGAAGGCCTCGATGGCCTTTCGATCAGCCGGATCGATCCGGCGGAGGTCACCAACCGATACCGTCGTGAAGTGATGCAAACCGCGGGAGCTGATTTGGACGAACAGGGCAAGGCGCTGCTGGACGAAGATTTGCGATCACCGTGCACCGAAGAGATTGCCGTTTTTCGGGCCTTTGCCGAATCGATCGCAGAAGGAAAAGACGGCATCGTGGTGCTCGATACCGCTCCGACCGGACACACCGTGCTCCTGCTTGATTCGGCCTTGGCTTATCACCGCGAAGTCACACGCCAGTCATCCCAGATGCCGGAGAGTGTCGAAGAGTTGTTGCCGCGGCTTCGTGATCCTGACTTCACTCGAATCTTAGTGGTGACTCTGCCAGAGTCGACGCCGGTGCACGAAGCGGCATCGCTACAAAGAGACCTCAGACGCGCCGACATTGAACCATATGCATGGGTGATCAATCAGTCGCTCAGTCCCCTCCCGCTTCGTGATCCGACGCTGGTGGGTCGTCAGCGTAACGAGCAGTCGTATCTTAATGAAGTTCGATCGTTGCATTCCAAACGAACGGTGTTGGTCCCTTGGCACCCTGTTCAGCCGACGGGGATCGCAGGGCTTCGTCGTTTCGTCGCTCAAGTGAAACTAAAACAGGAAGACACCACTGTTTCAATCAGTTAATGAGAGATCAGGGATTCATCTAAACCTTCAAGAATAAAATATGACTTTTGATTCGCTATCGACTCGTTCCAAGGTTCAGTGTTTCGAACCGATCATCCGATGGCTTCGTGACCGTGATATCGAACAGGGGCTAATCCCCGCATCACGCCGCGCGGAGCTTTCGCAACTTGCAGACTATGTTCGGCAGAGTCTCGATCGTTCGGGGACGGCAAAGCTAACTTTCGTTTGCACTCACAATTCTCGGCGTAGCCACTTATCGCAGATTTGGGCCAAGGTCGCCGCGGACGCGTGCGGCCTTGAAGGCGTAGAGACGTATTCGGGAGGCACCGAAGCAACCGCGATGAACTTGCGGGTCGTCGCTTCGTTGCGGCGATCGGGATTACTGGTCGAAACAGACGAAGCGGAAGCTGAGAATCCCGTTTATCGGATACGGTACTCGGAACAGGCTGAGCCCATGGATTGTTTCTCCAAAGTTTACAGCGATCCACCGAATCCGAGTACTGACTACGCGGCTATCATGACCTGTTCGAGCGCCGACGATGCATGCCCGATCGTTCCGGGGTGCGATTTGCGTTTGCCGATCCGCTACGAAGATCCCAAAGTCGCCGACGACTCTGAACGGGAAGCAGAAGTCTACGATGACCGATCAAAACAAATTGGACGCGAGATGTTGGCGGTCATGATGGCCGTCCGGTAACCCGTCCATGTGCCATGGTAAGTTGCTATATTGCTTTTCCGATCTTGTCATTCTCGGTGAAACAACTTACTCATGCCCTAGTGATTCGTTCGCGTGACCGACGTCAATCCTTATGCGAATACGGTCGTCGAAGACGATGGGCCAACCGAACTGACGTTTGACTCGATCATCGAATTGGAAGACTACCAAAGAATGCTCCGGCGCAGCCATCCAGAGCGAGCCTTGGTGATCGTTTTGATTTCGCTGCTCGGCTTTACCGCAATCGCTCCGCTCGTCTTGGTCGCTAGCATCTCGATTTGGCGACGAGATACCGAGATACTGCTGCCGGTCATCCTGTTTTCCCTCGTCTTCGGAGCAATCGCAGTCGCGGTCTACCGATATTTTTTTCACTCGGATCGTCGTGTCATGCGATCGATCGAAAAACACCCCGATCTACTCGGGATCGTCCGGGGACGTTTAACAGCCGCGGGGATGACGCTCGACGACGGAGTGCGTCACCACTGGTTTTCACCACGGCAGTTGGTCACCGCGGTTATTTCACCGGCCGGAATTCGGATTCCATTAACCGATGATCCCTATCGTTTCCTCGCGATGACCGAACGGATTTTTGATCACTACAGCGTCAAGACTGCCAAAGGGTTGAGAGAGCGATGGTTCGAGTATGCTCGCGATCCATCCGATGATGTTCCATCGATGTGGGATGAAGTGAACCCGCCGCCCGGCGATGCGATTCACTTTCACGGTGCGGTCACCATGCAGCAGTCGACACGGACGCCAAGAACGCTCGTATTGCTAATTGCCAATTTAGTTGGCGCCGCGGCGTTGCTGAGTATCGCGGGAACAGACACGAGTTTCTTTAGTAGTTGGTCGGACTACTTTATGGTCGGGTACGGTGTTTTCGCATTATTTAATGGCATCCGATCCGCCTGGTTTTATTACAAAGGAACGCGTCAGCAAACATGGAATCAGCGCGGATGGACGAGCGGTGAAGAATTAGCGATCCAGTGGACCTCTGTCGGAATCCGGATTTCCCTGAGCGAAATCGAACGTGTCGAAATCCTTGACGAAGTCATCGTGCTATCTAGCCAAAGCGGTGGATCTTACTACCTCATGCGCATTCACTTCGAAAGCGAAGCCGATTGGGAGACGTTATGCAATCGTTGTCAAAAGCTTGCCTCTTCAATGTCTATTACACCGGCAATTCCATCAAGCGGCTAAAACCCGGACGTTTTTTTGCTATAGCTATAGTCGCCTTTTACGCCATGAAAGCCGCGGTGCGTGCCGCTACCCCCACAAACGTGAATCGAAGGGTCATGCGCGGCTTCAATCAATGCGTCCCACCGCCATCGATCAAAAAAGTCTTCGAAAGCGAACTCGGAGGGACCCCGTAGACTCGCTTGAATGCGCGTGAAAACTGGAACGCGTCTGAGTATTGAAGCCGATCTGCTACGGCACTGACCTTTAATCCACGTTCAAGGATTAGCTCCGCCGCATAGTTCATCCGCAAACGCAATAGATAACGATAAGCGCCGGATCCTGCGAAGCGTTTGAACAGCCTCGAAAGATAGATCGGTGAAAACCCGATCTCGGAGGCGACTTCTTCGACCGTCCGAAATTCAAGAAAATGTTCCTCGATCAGTCGCCGGGTCATCTCGAAAGTTTGGAAAGCTTCGGAGGATTCGCCGGCTCGCGAAGAAACCATCCGCTGCTGAATCTTTTGCAGGAAGACCCGTACGAGCATCTCGCAAATGGCGTGTGAGTGATCGGCGACATCACGCACTTCGCGGTCAATCAGGTTCCATAACTCGACAAGCTCGTGGGGACGTGCGACCGTGACCGGGCGACCGTTAAGCAAGCCCAGCCTCGCTAGCGAATCGGCCGCCTCTGTCCCCGCCAGGTCGAGGTAGTACTTCCGCATGTTGTCCGGCGGCAGATTAACAATTCGATGGGGGACGCCGGGACCATAAGCAAACAACGAACCGGTTGCCAAATCATGCTCCTTCCCTCCCATCGTCAACACGCCACGCCCCTCGCTGACCCACTCGACCACGTAATACGCAAAGTCGCTTCGTTCAACGACATAGTCGGGGTCCATCCGTTCGACCCCGCCGCATACCAGCGACAGCGGTTGCCCATCCTGCGGCTGCAGGTTCAGGTAAAAACGTCTCGCGTCATGGGTTTGACGAGAGACAAAATCGGGTTCAACGGTCATCGAATCAGGTTAAGAAAAGGCATGCGAAGTTCGGATTTGGCTATGGAGAGTCCGCGGCTGAAGGCCAAAATGATACCCCAAAACCAATTAGGAGGCGAATTACATGCAACTTGAAAAACTTACCTTTGGCGTGGGCGATCGATTTGCCCATCAGGCAGCAGCGCAATTACGCGCATTCCAACAAGCGGCGGATTCCGGCGTGGACGTGGTCCCGGTTTGGAACAAATCCAATCGGGAACACCAGTTCGTCGGATCCGAGCCGGCCAGCGTGAAAGCCGCGGCGCAAGTGGCCGTCAACGATTTGGGCTGGAGCAAAAGCTGGTATGTGGATGCCGACCATATTCAACGTTCGACCGTCGATCCGTACTTGAATTGCAGCGACTTTTTCACGATCGACGTTGCCGATTTCATCGGAAATGCGATCGACGAAGAAGCAATCACGCGATTCGTCGACGCCCATGGCGAATTGATCGGCGAACTGAATTTGCCAGGCATGCAGGCGGCCTACAGCGTCGACCGTGAATTCGTGACACGAGTCGCACGGCAGTACTTAGGCGCCTGCCAAGCTGCCGGCGACATCTATCGCTACATCGCTGACGCTAAAGGAGAAGACAACTTCATCGCCGAAGTTTCGATGGACGAAACGGATTCGCCACAAACTCCTCCCGAGTTAATGGTGATCCTGGCGGCCCTGGCCGACCAGAAAATTCGCTTGCAAACCATCGCCCCCAAATTCACCGGACGATTCAACAAAGGCGTTGACTATGTCGGAGACGTCCAACAGTTCGATCGGGAATTCAACGAGGACCTGGCAGTCATCGCCGAAGCGATCCGACGGTATCAATTACCAGAGAACTTGAAACTGAGTGTTCATAGCGGCAGCGATAAGTTCAGCATTTATCCCGTCATCCGCGAAGCGATCCAAAACAAGAACATTGGCATCCATGTGAAGACGGCCGGGACCACTTGGTTGGAAGAGTTGATCGGGTTGTCCGAAGCGGGCGGAGATGGGTTTGAATTGGCGAAAGAGATTTATGCATATTCGCTCGGGCACATCGACGAGCTTTGCTCGCCATACGCCAGTGTGATCGATATCGACCCGTCGGCGCTGCCATCGGTCGACGAGGTTAACGGGTGGGACGGCCCCAAGTTGGCATCAACGCTTCGGCACATCCCCCATGACCCACAGTTCAACCCGAACGTTCGCCAGCTACTGCACGTCGCGTTCAAGGTCGCCGCGAAAACCGGAGATCGGTACCTCGATCTGCTCAAAGCGAACGAAGCGATCGTCGGCGAACAGGTCACGCAGAACCTCTTTGATCGCCATATGAAACCATTGTTTATCGGATAAGGGAGCCTCATGAGCATCACCACACTACCCACCCGGCCGCTGGGCAATACCGGCCTCGATCTACCGATCCTTAGCTTTGGCGCGTCGTCGTTAGGTGCCGAGTTTCGCAACGTCGAAATGTCAGAAGTGTTCGCCAGTGTGCACGCCGCACTGGAGCTTGGGATGAATCTGATCGACACCTCGCCTTACTACGGGCGCGGCATGTCAGAAGTCCTGCTAGGGGTCGCACTTAAAAACGTCCCACGCGACCAATACATGCTTTGCACCAAGCTGGGCCGTTACGACGTCCAGCATTTCGATTTTTCGGCCAAACGCGTTGCCGAAAGTATCGACGTCAGTTTGCATCGCTTAGGAACCGATCACCTCGACATCGTCCTTTGCCACGACATCGAATTCGTGCCGCTGGCGCAAATCATCGAAGAAACGATTCCGGCCGTCAAAGCAGCCAAGCAAGCCGGCAAAGTTCGCGCGATTGGCATTAGCGGCTATCCGATGAAGGTGTTCAACGAAGTCGCTTCGCAAACCGACCTCGATTGCGTCATGTCGTACAACCAGTACACATTGCAAAACACTCGGTTGGTCGACGACGTGTTACCGCATCTCAAACCCAAAGGCGTCGGCGTGATGAATGCCGGCCCTTTTGCGGCGCGTTTGCTAACCAATGCAGAACTTCCGAGCTGGCACAAGGACTCGACCGAAGTGAAGCAGGCGGCACGCTCGGCCGCTGAACTTTGTCAAAGTCGTGGTGTCGACATCGCCAAGCTGGCACTTCAGTTCTCATGCAATCATCCCGACCTCGCAACGACGGTCTCCGGGAGCGCGAACCCGAACAACATTCGCAAATGGGCCGAATGGATCAGCGAACCGATCGACGAAGAACTGCTCGGCGATGTACTGAAAGTCCTCGAACCGGTTCACAACATCAGCCACACCGAAGGGCTTCCGGAGAACAACTAGCGATGAAAGCTTTGCAGATCAGTGAGATCAAAACGTGGAAGCGAATCGACATTCCAGAACCAGGCGCCCCTGGGGCCGGTGAAGCACTCGTTCGCGTTCATCGGATGGGCGTCTGCGGTACAGATGTTGGTTGCTATCTCGGAAAGTTTCCTTTCTTCGCGTTCCCACGAATTCCCGGGCACGAGCTCGGCGTCGAAGTCATCGCGGTCGGTGACGGCGTCAAGAATGTCAAGCCCGGTGATCGTTGCTGCGTCGAGCCGTACCTGAACTGCGGCGAGTGCGATTCCTGCCGACGTGGGCATACCAACTGTTGTGAGCACAACCAAACGTTTGGCGTGATGTGTGACGGAGGACTAACAGATCAAGTCATCCTTCCCGCGCGAAAATTGCATCAGGCTGGTTCGCTGAGCTACGAACAAGCGGCACTGGTCGAGACGTTGGCCATTGGCTGCCACGCCGTCGATCGTGGGGCGCCAAAGGCGAGCGAAAACGCGCTGATCCTTGGCGCGGGCCCGATAGGCTTATCCGCCTTGGAATTCGCTCGGCTCGCCGATGCGAACGTAATCGTCGCTGACATCAACCAACAACGCTTGGATTTTGTGTCCGAATCAATGGGCGTCGACAAGACGGTGCTCCTCAACGGAACCGATCAAGACATCGATGCGATTCGGCGGCTTGGCGGCGGACGACTTGCTGATGTGATCGTGGATGCGACCGGAAATCATCACAGCATGGTGCGGGCGTTCGAGTTTGCCGCGTTCGCCGCTCGTGTGGTCTACGTCGGCATCACTCAAAACGACTTGCATTTTCCCCACGCCCCTGTCTTCCACCGCCGCGAGTTGACCTTGATGGCCAGCCGCAACGCTTTGCCAACTGATTTTTCACGAATCATCCGCCTGATCGAAGAAGGAAAAATCAACACCGATCCTTGGATCACACATCATGCCTCGTTCGACGATGTGCCGGACGTATTCGATCAATGGATCGCGCCTGATTCGGGGGTCATCAAGGCGATGATCGAGGTCACAGCATGACGTCACCGCAAAGCATTGAAAGTGAGGTTTCGTCGCCGGAAATGTCGGAATCTCAAACGCCTGCCGTGGTCCCCCGGCAATACTTGCTTCCCTTTGCGTTGACCACCACCTGTTTCGCACTTTGGGGATTCGCCAACGACTTTACCAATCCCTTGGTCAAGGTCTACGAGAACGTCTTCATCATCACGACGTCGCAGGCGTCGTGGCTGCAATTCGCGTTTTACACCGGCTACTTTTGCATGGCTCTGCCGGCGTCACTGTTTATCCGGCGGTTCTCATACAAGGCCGCCATCATGGTCGGTTTCGGCTTCTATGCACTCGGTGCCCTGTTGGCCGTGCCGGCAGCATCGACGGCCACGTTCGGACTGTTTCTGTTGGGCTCGTACGTGTTGACGTATGGATTGGCATTTTTAGAAACCGCGTGTAACCCGTATATCCTGGCGATGGGGCCTCGTGAAACGGCGACGCAACGATTGAATCTGGCTCAGGCGTTTAACCCAGTCGGATCGTTGATCGGCATGAGCGTCGCAACGCTTGTTCTCGCACCCCAACTTCAAACCGGTGAGTTTCGCGAGAAGCTGGGCGACCGCGATCCCGCGGTGACCCAGTACTTGATCGTCGATCCCTCGGCGGCGGCGCCGAGCACTCAACTAGCTGACGGTTCGACGGTCGCCGTTTACTCGGAACTGCCTGATTTTCGTAGCGAAGTCGGCACCTTGGACGCCGCGGTACCCGACGCGCTTAAGGGCTTCCGGGCGAACGATCCCGATGGCTTCGCTGCCATGCAGCGTTCCGATCTGGATGCGGTCAAGATGCCTTACATCGTGATCGCCGTGATTGTGACTTTGTTCCTCGTCACCTATGCGATGACCAAGATGCCGAAGTTTTCCAAAGAACGTGGTGATGTGGCCTTCGGAGAAACGGTCCGCAATATCTTCGGTCAAGCTCGATTTCGCGAAGGCGTCGCGGCTCAGGGATTTTACGTCGGCGGGCAAATCATGTGCTGGACATTCATCGTCCACTACGGCATGGAACAAGTCGGGTTATCGCTGGCCGAGGCACAGTCATACAACATCGTGGCGATGGTGATATTCCTGTGCAGCCGTTGGGTTTGTACGGCGCTGCTACGTTTCTTTAGCCCGGGCAGAATGCTAACCGGATTTGCCTGCGGAGCGTTCGTATTCACTGTCGGTGCGATCTACCTTCCGGGAAAAACGGGACTGATCAGTCTGGTTCTGGTCTCGGGTTGCATGTCATTGATGTTCCCGACGATCTACGGGATCGCGCTAAATTCGCTGACGGAAGAAGAGTCTAAGCTTGGATCCGCATTTCTCATCATGGCGATCGTCGGAGGGGCGGTGCTGACGAAAGCTCAAGGAGGCTTGATCGACGCGTACTCCGTTCGCACTTCATTCTGGTTGCCGGCGGCCTGCTTCGTCCTGATCGCACTGTACGGCATTCGAACCTTTACAAAGTTCGAATCGGAAACCGGAACAATATCATGACGAATCGACCTTAGAACCGGTGTAGGCCGGCACACAGGCCAACGATGACACTCGCTTTCCCGAACTGTACGACGCGATCCCGTCGGTATTTCCGTTTTCCAGACAAGCTTTAAAAACTACGATTCAAATCAGACATTCGATGTATCGACCGAAGCCAAAACACACCGTATCACAGTTCGTAGTACTGACCCTGATTGCCCTTGGTTGGTTCGACATCGCTCCGAGCTCTGCGGACGATCCACTGGCCCCGCATCCGAATGTCGCTGCGGCGATCAAGCAGATCGATCAGGTGGTCAGCAACGGTCCCTTCCAACCGACATGGAAGTCACTGGAAACCTATGAAATCCCACAGTGGTATAAGGACGCTAAGTTTGGGATCTTCATTCATTGGGGCGTCTATAGCGTGCCCGCATTTGGTAGCGAGTGGTATCCGCGTCAGATGTATATCGATACCGAACGCAGAGGCGACAACTTCTTTCACCATCACGTCGAAAAGTACGGCCCGCATTCAGAATTTGGCTACAAAGACTTCATTCCGAAATTCAGAGCAGAACATTTCAATCCGGATGAATGGGCAGCGTTGTTCCAGCAAGCGGGTGCCCGATACGTGGTGCCGGTAGCGGAGCACCACGACGGGTTCCCAATGTATGACTGCAGCTTTACCGAATGGGACGCAACCGAAATGGGCCCCAAGCGAGACATTATCGCGGAGCTTGGCACGGCGATTCGTGCCCACGGGATGAAGCTTGGACTAAGCAG is a window of Roseiconus lacunae DNA encoding:
- the arsA gene encoding arsenical pump-driving ATPase; translated protein: MRFLEHPTRHLFFTGKGGVGKTSMSCASAVSLADAGRRVLLVSTDPASNLDEVLGTTLSGKPTPVRGVDHLWAMNIDPEQAAADYRERMVGPYRGVLPEAAIENMEEQFSGSCTLEIAAFDEFAKLLGDEATTSDFDHIVFDTAPTGHTLRLLTLPSAWSGYIESNTSGTSCIGPLAGLQEQQRIYQATKQRLGDAAETTLVLVTRPEPSALQEAQRTSEELRSLGVNNQHLVINGTFKATDPSDPIAIAMQLRCAEAIDNLPKGLVSLEQTSVRLASGGLIGINALRQIRGLGIDAENDTAPSDEVKVSSGPMFSMDGFTSLRSLVDQFAEQRHGVIMTMGKGGVGKTSVAAAVAVALAERGLKVHLSTTDPAAHLQSALADEGLDGLSISRIDPAEVTNRYRREVMQTAGADLDEQGKALLDEDLRSPCTEEIAVFRAFAESIAEGKDGIVVLDTAPTGHTVLLLDSALAYHREVTRQSSQMPESVEELLPRLRDPDFTRILVVTLPESTPVHEAASLQRDLRRADIEPYAWVINQSLSPLPLRDPTLVGRQRNEQSYLNEVRSLHSKRTVLVPWHPVQPTGIAGLRRFVAQVKLKQEDTTVSIS
- a CDS encoding arsenate-mycothiol transferase ArsC: MTFDSLSTRSKVQCFEPIIRWLRDRDIEQGLIPASRRAELSQLADYVRQSLDRSGTAKLTFVCTHNSRRSHLSQIWAKVAADACGLEGVETYSGGTEATAMNLRVVASLRRSGLLVETDEAEAENPVYRIRYSEQAEPMDCFSKVYSDPPNPSTDYAAIMTCSSADDACPIVPGCDLRLPIRYEDPKVADDSEREAEVYDDRSKQIGREMLAVMMAVR
- a CDS encoding AraC family transcriptional regulator; translation: MTVEPDFVSRQTHDARRFYLNLQPQDGQPLSLVCGGVERMDPDYVVERSDFAYYVVEWVSEGRGVLTMGGKEHDLATGSLFAYGPGVPHRIVNLPPDNMRKYYLDLAGTEAADSLARLGLLNGRPVTVARPHELVELWNLIDREVRDVADHSHAICEMLVRVFLQKIQQRMVSSRAGESSEAFQTFEMTRRLIEEHFLEFRTVEEVASEIGFSPIYLSRLFKRFAGSGAYRYLLRLRMNYAAELILERGLKVSAVADRLQYSDAFQFSRAFKRVYGVPPSSLSKTFLIDGGGTH
- a CDS encoding tagaturonate epimerase family protein — protein: MQLEKLTFGVGDRFAHQAAAQLRAFQQAADSGVDVVPVWNKSNREHQFVGSEPASVKAAAQVAVNDLGWSKSWYVDADHIQRSTVDPYLNCSDFFTIDVADFIGNAIDEEAITRFVDAHGELIGELNLPGMQAAYSVDREFVTRVARQYLGACQAAGDIYRYIADAKGEDNFIAEVSMDETDSPQTPPELMVILAALADQKIRLQTIAPKFTGRFNKGVDYVGDVQQFDREFNEDLAVIAEAIRRYQLPENLKLSVHSGSDKFSIYPVIREAIQNKNIGIHVKTAGTTWLEELIGLSEAGGDGFELAKEIYAYSLGHIDELCSPYASVIDIDPSALPSVDEVNGWDGPKLASTLRHIPHDPQFNPNVRQLLHVAFKVAAKTGDRYLDLLKANEAIVGEQVTQNLFDRHMKPLFIG
- a CDS encoding aldo/keto reductase, translated to MSITTLPTRPLGNTGLDLPILSFGASSLGAEFRNVEMSEVFASVHAALELGMNLIDTSPYYGRGMSEVLLGVALKNVPRDQYMLCTKLGRYDVQHFDFSAKRVAESIDVSLHRLGTDHLDIVLCHDIEFVPLAQIIEETIPAVKAAKQAGKVRAIGISGYPMKVFNEVASQTDLDCVMSYNQYTLQNTRLVDDVLPHLKPKGVGVMNAGPFAARLLTNAELPSWHKDSTEVKQAARSAAELCQSRGVDIAKLALQFSCNHPDLATTVSGSANPNNIRKWAEWISEPIDEELLGDVLKVLEPVHNISHTEGLPENN
- a CDS encoding zinc-binding alcohol dehydrogenase family protein, which translates into the protein MKALQISEIKTWKRIDIPEPGAPGAGEALVRVHRMGVCGTDVGCYLGKFPFFAFPRIPGHELGVEVIAVGDGVKNVKPGDRCCVEPYLNCGECDSCRRGHTNCCEHNQTFGVMCDGGLTDQVILPARKLHQAGSLSYEQAALVETLAIGCHAVDRGAPKASENALILGAGPIGLSALEFARLADANVIVADINQQRLDFVSESMGVDKTVLLNGTDQDIDAIRRLGGGRLADVIVDATGNHHSMVRAFEFAAFAARVVYVGITQNDLHFPHAPVFHRRELTLMASRNALPTDFSRIIRLIEEGKINTDPWITHHASFDDVPDVFDQWIAPDSGVIKAMIEVTA
- a CDS encoding sugar MFS transporter, producing MTSPQSIESEVSSPEMSESQTPAVVPRQYLLPFALTTTCFALWGFANDFTNPLVKVYENVFIITTSQASWLQFAFYTGYFCMALPASLFIRRFSYKAAIMVGFGFYALGALLAVPAASTATFGLFLLGSYVLTYGLAFLETACNPYILAMGPRETATQRLNLAQAFNPVGSLIGMSVATLVLAPQLQTGEFREKLGDRDPAVTQYLIVDPSAAAPSTQLADGSTVAVYSELPDFRSEVGTLDAAVPDALKGFRANDPDGFAAMQRSDLDAVKMPYIVIAVIVTLFLVTYAMTKMPKFSKERGDVAFGETVRNIFGQARFREGVAAQGFYVGGQIMCWTFIVHYGMEQVGLSLAEAQSYNIVAMVIFLCSRWVCTALLRFFSPGRMLTGFACGAFVFTVGAIYLPGKTGLISLVLVSGCMSLMFPTIYGIALNSLTEEESKLGSAFLIMAIVGGAVLTKAQGGLIDAYSVRTSFWLPAACFVLIALYGIRTFTKFESETGTIS